The uncultured Desulfobulbus sp. genome window below encodes:
- a CDS encoding radical SAM protein — MTAPTNSILLIHPPLAKAAEPPAGITALAGYLRGHGIPCTQLDANLEAQLRLLETAKNPQDTWSTRAHKHRLKNLASLRTPATYSNIDRYQRAVRDCNRVLELAGSAHPEFSLSLANYEDTGFDPLARRDLLRAAQAYRNSLFFPWFSQYLAPHIEQHKPHFIGISLSYLSQALPTFALIGFLRATFPHIPLILGGGLVTSWMSNPEWSNPFSELVDHCISGPGEKPLLALLDGFEKHKNLAPDYARLPLDDYLAPGLILPYAASRGCYWNKCSFCPEPAEQSRYRPIQVTVVMEQLQQLCTNLQPSLLHLLDNAISPALMKALCRAPLGVPWYGFVRFHEQLADPAFCKRLRISGCVLLKLGLESGSQSVLDAMHKGIDLDLAERVLESLKQAGIATYVYLLFGTPTESLDEARQTLGFTRDHHEAITFLNLAIFNMPLGSREAETLQAKPFSSGELSLYQDFEHPRGWDRRAIRSFLDREFKRVPEIKAILQRDPPYFTSNHAPFFSPNFFHAEAS, encoded by the coding sequence TTGACCGCTCCAACAAACTCCATTCTTCTAATCCACCCTCCCCTGGCCAAGGCTGCCGAACCACCAGCTGGGATCACTGCTTTGGCCGGGTACCTGCGTGGACATGGGATCCCCTGTACGCAGCTGGATGCTAACCTGGAAGCCCAACTCCGGCTGTTGGAGACGGCCAAAAATCCGCAGGATACCTGGTCAACCCGTGCGCATAAGCACCGGTTAAAAAATCTTGCAAGCCTGCGCACTCCCGCCACCTACAGCAATATCGATCGGTATCAGCGGGCGGTGCGTGACTGCAACCGGGTGCTGGAACTCGCCGGATCTGCGCATCCCGAATTCTCGCTCAGCCTGGCTAACTACGAAGATACAGGCTTTGATCCCCTGGCCCGCCGCGACTTGCTCCGAGCTGCTCAAGCCTATAGAAACAGTCTTTTTTTTCCCTGGTTCAGTCAGTACCTGGCACCGCACATTGAGCAGCACAAGCCTCACTTTATCGGCATCTCATTGAGCTATCTCAGTCAGGCCCTGCCGACCTTTGCCCTGATCGGCTTTCTCCGCGCCACCTTTCCCCATATTCCGCTGATCCTGGGCGGTGGCCTTGTTACCTCCTGGATGTCCAACCCTGAGTGGAGCAATCCTTTTTCCGAACTGGTGGACCACTGCATCTCCGGGCCCGGTGAAAAGCCTCTGCTGGCGCTGCTGGACGGCTTCGAAAAGCACAAAAATCTGGCACCGGATTATGCCAGATTACCTCTGGACGATTACCTTGCCCCGGGATTGATTCTCCCCTATGCCGCCTCACGAGGGTGCTACTGGAACAAATGCAGCTTCTGCCCGGAACCGGCAGAGCAGAGTCGCTACCGGCCCATTCAGGTTACGGTTGTGATGGAACAGCTGCAGCAACTCTGCACGAACCTACAGCCGTCTTTACTCCACCTTCTGGATAACGCCATCAGCCCTGCCTTGATGAAAGCGCTCTGTAGAGCCCCCTTGGGCGTCCCCTGGTATGGCTTTGTCCGCTTTCATGAGCAGTTGGCTGATCCTGCCTTTTGCAAACGCCTGCGTATCTCAGGCTGCGTTCTCTTGAAACTTGGACTTGAATCGGGTTCACAGAGTGTGCTTGATGCCATGCATAAAGGGATCGATCTTGACCTGGCCGAACGGGTCCTGGAGTCGCTCAAACAGGCTGGCATAGCGACCTACGTCTACCTGCTTTTTGGAACTCCGACGGAATCCCTCGATGAAGCACGGCAAACACTTGGATTCACCAGAGATCATCATGAGGCGATCACCTTTCTCAACCTGGCCATTTTCAATATGCCCCTGGGAAGTCGGGAAGCAGAAACACTGCAGGCAAAACCATTTTCAAGCGGTGAACTCTCCCTCTACCAGGATTTTGAGCACCCGAGGGGTTGGGATCGTCGAGCAATTCGCAGCTTTCTTGACCGTGAATTCAAGCGAGTTCCGGAAATCAAGGCAATCCTTCAACGTGATCCGCCGTACTTCACCTCGAATCATGCCCCTTTTTTTAGTCCGAACTTCTTTCATGCAGAAGCATCCTGA
- a CDS encoding peptide chain release factor 3: MSSQHLKEIEKRRTFGIISHPDAGKTTLTEKLLLFGGAIKMAGAVKSRKTSVHATSDWMAIEKERGISVTTSVMKFNYRDYEINLLDTPGHQDFSEDTYRVLTAVDSALMVIDSAKGVETQTTKLMEVCRMRNTPIITFINKLDRDGLDPLDILADIEEKLQIECVPLSWPIGMGKEFKGVYDLHRKQITLFTPSQETRPENCVVVKDLEDSQLDELVGKYAADKLREDIELLQGAANPFDYEQYLKAGQTPVFFGSAINNFGVRELLDAFVELSPAPGPRATTTRTVSPEEEAFSGFTFKIQANMDPAHRDRIAFFRICSGKFTRGMKVLHHRLGKEINLSNATVFMAQERANVDEAYPGDIIGIHNHGTIKIGDTFTTKEELKFTGIPNFAPEHFRRVVLQNPLKMKQLQKGLIQMAEEGAVQVFRPLVGNEYILGAVGVLQFEVTMTRLKDEYGVEATYEPLSYTLARWVSCENKAQMREFEKKYQFNLALDAEGHLSYLAEGSWRLAHTQELFPEVEFHKTRESV; encoded by the coding sequence GTGAGCAGTCAACACCTCAAAGAGATAGAAAAAAGACGCACCTTCGGCATCATAAGCCATCCCGATGCCGGTAAGACCACCCTCACCGAAAAGCTTCTGCTCTTTGGTGGTGCTATCAAAATGGCCGGTGCGGTTAAATCGCGAAAAACCTCGGTCCACGCCACCAGTGACTGGATGGCGATCGAAAAAGAGCGCGGTATCTCGGTCACCACCTCGGTGATGAAGTTTAATTACCGCGATTATGAGATTAATCTGCTTGATACCCCTGGGCATCAGGACTTCTCGGAAGATACCTATCGCGTATTAACCGCCGTTGACTCGGCACTGATGGTGATCGACTCAGCCAAAGGTGTTGAGACCCAAACCACCAAGCTGATGGAGGTCTGCCGCATGCGCAACACCCCCATCATCACCTTTATCAACAAGCTTGACCGTGATGGTCTGGATCCCCTTGATATTCTGGCTGACATCGAAGAAAAGCTGCAGATCGAATGTGTACCCCTTTCCTGGCCCATCGGTATGGGCAAGGAGTTTAAAGGTGTCTACGACCTCCATCGCAAGCAGATTACCCTGTTCACCCCCAGCCAGGAAACACGACCAGAGAACTGTGTCGTCGTTAAGGATCTGGAGGATTCTCAGCTCGATGAACTGGTGGGTAAATATGCGGCCGATAAACTCCGCGAAGATATCGAGCTTCTCCAGGGTGCGGCCAACCCCTTTGATTATGAGCAGTACCTGAAAGCCGGCCAGACTCCGGTCTTTTTTGGTAGTGCGATCAACAACTTTGGTGTTCGTGAACTACTCGATGCCTTTGTTGAGCTCTCCCCTGCTCCTGGTCCCCGCGCGACCACCACCCGCACGGTGAGCCCAGAAGAAGAGGCTTTCAGCGGTTTTACCTTTAAAATTCAGGCGAATATGGATCCAGCCCACCGGGACCGCATCGCTTTTTTTAGAATCTGCTCGGGTAAATTCACCCGGGGGATGAAGGTCCTGCATCACCGGCTGGGCAAAGAGATCAACCTCAGCAACGCCACCGTCTTCATGGCCCAGGAGCGGGCGAATGTGGATGAGGCCTATCCTGGAGATATTATTGGCATCCATAACCATGGGACAATCAAGATCGGCGATACCTTCACCACCAAGGAAGAGCTGAAATTCACCGGGATTCCCAACTTTGCACCTGAACATTTCCGCCGGGTGGTACTGCAGAACCCGCTGAAAATGAAACAGCTGCAAAAGGGCTTGATCCAAATGGCAGAAGAAGGTGCGGTTCAGGTTTTCCGGCCCCTGGTGGGCAACGAGTACATTCTGGGTGCGGTTGGAGTGCTCCAGTTCGAGGTAACCATGACCCGACTCAAGGATGAGTACGGGGTGGAGGCCACCTACGAGCCGCTAAGTTATACTCTGGCCCGCTGGGTGAGCTGTGAAAACAAGGCCCAGATGCGCGAGTTCGAGAAAAAATACCAGTTTAACCTGGCTCTGGATGCTGAAGGCCACCTTTCCTATCTGGCGGAAGGTTCCTGGCGCCTCGCGCACACTCAGGAACTCTTTCCTGAGGTTGAGTTTCACAAAACACGGGAATCGGTCTGA
- a CDS encoding Na/Pi symporter produces MWELFDAWKFLAGLGIFLFGMFMMEESIKLLAGRSFKILIRRCTESRFKGLLTGFVTTAILQSSSAVSLMVLAFVGAGLMSLANAVAVLMGAMVGTTCTAWIVALIGFKLKIDVFALPLIGVGGLGLIFFSNSTRYVNLSKLLIAFGFLFHGLDFMKTSVEAFASGVNLSQLPDLGLWVYVLVGTIMTAAMQSSSATIAIILTALFSSIIDFQEGAALVIGANVGTTVTVLLGAIGGIPAKKQTALSSLLFNAVTGLIVYPLIPLMAWASQNILHLSDQPVLGIALFHTLFNLLGVLLFFPWITLMVRLLHRIYPEKQTVATLYIHNTSPKVPEAATTALKNEVLHQLLLSLRYLGKRYKLKPSELQINNQTEGPSVEEELRELTHGDLEHLHAEIFTFYALIQAESIEAEEALQLEPIIRSSRSMMNVVRNLYDLRMEIDDIGREDNIFLNQTHGEVLARITSLWHTIEEIAIEPRAEMQEEKLRLLFQSVEEEDKAFIRASAGAISRREIREQDVTKLLMINRLLTQSSRMVVLSLQNLIPLIAPLLPKQGEEKTQLDPPIAQEG; encoded by the coding sequence ATGTGGGAACTCTTTGATGCTTGGAAATTTTTAGCGGGTCTTGGAATCTTTCTTTTTGGCATGTTCATGATGGAGGAATCGATCAAGCTCCTGGCCGGTCGATCCTTTAAAATCCTTATTCGTCGATGCACCGAAAGCCGCTTCAAGGGGCTGCTCACAGGATTCGTGACCACCGCCATTTTGCAATCGAGCTCTGCGGTTTCCCTAATGGTGCTGGCCTTTGTCGGCGCGGGCTTGATGTCACTGGCCAACGCGGTGGCCGTACTCATGGGGGCCATGGTAGGCACCACCTGTACCGCCTGGATTGTTGCCCTGATCGGTTTCAAACTCAAGATTGATGTCTTTGCCCTGCCGCTGATCGGCGTGGGTGGCCTGGGACTAATTTTTTTCTCCAACTCGACCCGCTACGTCAATCTCAGCAAGCTGCTGATCGCCTTTGGCTTTCTCTTTCATGGTCTGGATTTCATGAAAACCAGCGTCGAGGCTTTTGCCAGCGGGGTCAATCTCTCCCAACTGCCCGACCTGGGCCTCTGGGTTTATGTGTTGGTGGGCACCATCATGACCGCAGCCATGCAATCAAGCTCGGCCACCATTGCTATTATTCTGACCGCGCTCTTCTCCAGCATCATTGATTTTCAGGAAGGTGCGGCCCTGGTGATCGGCGCCAATGTCGGCACCACGGTCACGGTACTGCTCGGCGCCATTGGCGGCATTCCCGCCAAAAAGCAGACTGCGCTCAGCTCGCTGCTCTTTAATGCTGTCACCGGCCTCATCGTCTACCCGCTTATACCGCTCATGGCTTGGGCCTCTCAAAATATCCTCCATCTCTCCGATCAACCGGTGCTAGGCATCGCCCTCTTCCACACTCTCTTTAACTTGCTGGGAGTACTGCTTTTCTTCCCCTGGATTACATTGATGGTCCGCCTGCTCCACCGCATCTATCCGGAGAAGCAGACCGTGGCCACGCTCTATATTCACAACACCTCCCCCAAGGTGCCGGAGGCCGCCACCACCGCTCTCAAGAACGAGGTCCTCCACCAACTGTTGCTCTCCCTGCGCTACCTGGGCAAACGCTATAAGCTTAAACCTTCAGAGTTACAGATAAATAACCAGACCGAGGGACCAAGCGTGGAAGAGGAGTTACGCGAGTTGACCCATGGTGATCTGGAGCACCTGCACGCTGAAATTTTTACCTTCTATGCCCTGATTCAGGCGGAATCCATTGAGGCCGAGGAAGCACTGCAGCTGGAACCGATCATTCGCTCCAGCCGCAGTATGATGAATGTGGTACGCAACCTCTACGACCTGCGCATGGAAATTGATGACATCGGCCGTGAGGACAACATCTTTTTGAACCAGACCCACGGCGAAGTGCTCGCCCGCATCACCAGCCTCTGGCACACCATTGAAGAGATTGCGATTGAGCCACGAGCGGAGATGCAAGAAGAAAAACTGCGCCTGCTTTTTCAAAGTGTGGAAGAAGAGGACAAGGCCTTTATTCGAGCGAGCGCCGGTGCGATCTCCCGCCGTGAAATACGTGAGCAGGACGTCACGAAGCTGTTGATGATCAACCGACTGTTGACCCAATCCAGCCGTATGGTGGTACTCAGTTTGCAAAATCTTATTCCGCTTATCGCCCCCCTTCTCCCCAAGCAGGGGGAGGAAAAAACACAGCTTGATCCTCCCATAGCTCAAGAAGGCTAA
- a CDS encoding ATP-binding protein, with product MRTIFVRLLLSFFFTILLTGIISGLVMFSISRRSVDTFRQDFQQRLQNNIARSVGLMGQAAYIMRQHQGEAAFNDYVRELEGSMHTQIFLRIENQIYPTTPPLEPNILEELRHTDLERQIYIQDNGRELIVAKELHSLQGAPYQVIGVHRMGPPPGIKMPPPPQFEQQRGILVFLMGDKWVRLLVFLPVAGIICYLLARSFSAPLARLRRTSRQIAAGDLSARIGTSLGKPGNEIGDLARDFDHMAERMEGLVTGQKRLLSDISHELRSPLARLNLALELAKKRFNAENDDILARIGRESERLNALIGQLLSLTRSEAFVLDKDTPAVTLPELIREIADDVGFETSTQHKSIKVLDLEQLRVIGSLELLHQAIENVIRNGAYYTFAHTEVHVRLFSKTDTAQQQWAVIQVRDHGPGVPEDKIPNLKEPFFRVAEARDRNSGGTGLGLAIAHQVVQQHGGRIHIYNMTDQQGLVVEINLPAVPLRSETT from the coding sequence GTGCGCACCATCTTTGTTCGGCTGCTCCTCAGCTTCTTCTTCACCATTCTCCTCACCGGCATAATCAGCGGCCTAGTGATGTTTTCCATCTCACGTCGTTCGGTGGACACCTTTCGTCAGGATTTTCAACAACGTCTGCAAAACAATATTGCCCGTTCTGTAGGGCTCATGGGACAGGCTGCCTATATCATGCGGCAGCATCAGGGGGAAGCTGCCTTTAACGATTATGTCCGGGAACTCGAGGGGTCAATGCACACGCAAATCTTCCTGCGCATTGAAAACCAGATATACCCAACTACTCCCCCTCTTGAGCCTAACATTCTGGAGGAATTGCGGCACACGGACCTGGAGCGCCAGATCTATATCCAGGATAATGGACGAGAACTCATTGTTGCAAAAGAGTTGCATTCGCTGCAAGGCGCCCCCTATCAAGTCATTGGTGTCCACCGCATGGGTCCTCCTCCGGGCATCAAGATGCCTCCTCCCCCTCAATTTGAGCAACAGCGAGGAATTCTTGTTTTTTTGATGGGGGATAAATGGGTCCGTTTACTTGTCTTCCTCCCAGTTGCAGGAATTATCTGCTACCTGCTGGCGCGTTCCTTCAGCGCCCCACTGGCCCGTCTTCGTCGTACCAGCCGCCAGATCGCCGCAGGTGATCTCTCCGCCCGTATCGGCACCAGCCTCGGCAAACCAGGTAATGAAATCGGTGATCTGGCTCGTGATTTTGACCACATGGCGGAACGTATGGAAGGATTGGTTACAGGGCAAAAACGGCTGCTTTCAGATATTTCTCATGAATTACGTTCCCCGCTGGCCCGGTTAAACCTAGCCCTGGAGTTGGCAAAAAAACGATTTAATGCAGAAAACGATGATATTCTCGCGCGAATCGGCCGTGAATCAGAGCGGCTCAATGCCCTCATCGGCCAACTGCTCTCCCTGACTCGCAGCGAAGCCTTTGTTCTCGACAAGGATACGCCCGCTGTTACACTGCCTGAACTCATTCGGGAAATTGCGGATGATGTTGGCTTTGAAACAAGCACTCAGCATAAATCGATCAAGGTACTTGATCTGGAACAACTACGGGTGATCGGTTCATTGGAACTGCTCCACCAGGCTATTGAAAATGTAATACGTAATGGCGCCTACTACACCTTTGCCCACACCGAGGTCCACGTACGTCTTTTCAGTAAAACAGATACAGCCCAGCAGCAATGGGCTGTTATTCAGGTACGAGATCATGGCCCCGGGGTCCCGGAGGACAAAATCCCCAATCTCAAAGAGCCTTTTTTCCGGGTTGCAGAAGCGCGAGATCGCAATAGTGGCGGGACAGGACTTGGCCTGGCTATTGCCCACCAGGTTGTGCAACAGCACGGTGGGCGCATCCACATCTACAACATGACTGACCAGCAGGGGTTGGTCGTTGAAATTAACCTGCCAGCAGTCCCGCTGAGATCAGAAACTACGTAA
- a CDS encoding response regulator transcription factor, giving the protein MLPGFSGFDLLRQLRRPSAMPVIMLTARGDEVDRIVGLEMGADDYLPKPFNPRELVARIRAIQRRGENGLGSPTGAPGKIVADDIAIDMGTRTVYQNDVEVTLTAVEFSLLHALIKRIGQVVNREDLAQEVLGRKLEMFDRSIDVHISSLRKKLGHHVHGIERIKTIRSVGYMYSCIAVG; this is encoded by the coding sequence ATGCTACCAGGATTCAGTGGCTTTGATTTACTGCGTCAGCTGCGACGCCCCTCTGCCATGCCGGTGATCATGCTGACAGCACGAGGCGATGAGGTTGATCGAATCGTTGGTCTGGAAATGGGCGCTGATGACTACTTGCCCAAACCATTTAATCCGCGTGAGCTGGTGGCCCGCATCCGCGCGATTCAACGACGTGGAGAAAATGGATTGGGAAGCCCAACCGGGGCACCGGGTAAAATCGTTGCAGACGATATCGCCATTGATATGGGAACACGAACTGTCTATCAAAACGATGTAGAGGTTACCCTGACCGCCGTTGAATTTTCCCTGCTCCATGCGCTCATTAAACGCATCGGCCAGGTGGTCAATCGCGAAGATCTGGCACAGGAGGTCTTAGGCCGCAAATTGGAGATGTTTGACCGCTCTATCGATGTCCATATCAGCAGTCTGCGCAAAAAATTGGGCCACCACGTGCACGGTATAGAACGAATCAAGACCATTCGCAGCGTTGGCTATATGTATTCCTGTATCGCTGTTGGCTGA